One window of Marinobacterium aestuarii genomic DNA carries:
- a CDS encoding alpha/beta fold hydrolase encodes MSLHIEFSPRSGRPLLVLLHGWGLHSGVWQPVLPALQQHFDTVQVDLPGLGRSPALAGPCSVQTLAAEVLQAVQQRRPESAIWLGWSLGGLVAAEAARQAPERVRGLVTVASNPCFVAQHDWPCGMAPDTFDGFVRALESDPARTLASFALLQSRGEGARDTLRALKALLAESEPAAPGDTLQLLAGDYRRTLGALTQPALHILGGDDQLVPASIEVPLQQLQPRAQVRLYPGAGHLPFYSHRARFVEDLIAFVGAQL; translated from the coding sequence ATGAGTCTGCATATCGAATTCAGCCCTCGAAGCGGGCGGCCCCTGCTGGTGTTGCTGCATGGCTGGGGTCTGCACAGCGGTGTCTGGCAGCCGGTGCTGCCAGCGCTGCAGCAGCATTTCGATACAGTACAGGTGGATCTGCCGGGCCTTGGGCGTTCGCCTGCACTGGCGGGACCCTGTAGTGTGCAGACGCTTGCCGCCGAGGTGTTGCAGGCGGTGCAACAACGGCGGCCTGAAAGCGCCATCTGGCTGGGCTGGTCTCTGGGTGGGCTGGTGGCGGCGGAGGCGGCGCGTCAGGCGCCGGAGCGGGTACGCGGCCTGGTGACCGTGGCTTCCAATCCCTGCTTTGTGGCACAGCACGACTGGCCCTGTGGCATGGCGCCAGACACTTTCGACGGTTTTGTCCGCGCCTTGGAGAGCGACCCAGCCCGTACCCTGGCAAGCTTTGCCCTGTTGCAAAGTCGTGGAGAGGGCGCGCGGGACACTTTGCGGGCGCTCAAGGCGCTGCTGGCAGAGTCGGAGCCGGCAGCCCCTGGCGATACTCTGCAGTTGCTGGCCGGCGACTATCGCCGCACCCTGGGCGCTCTGACACAGCCCGCGCTGCATATTCTGGGGGGGGATGACCAGCTGGTGCCGGCCAGTATCGAGGTGCCCTTGCAGCAACTACAACCGCGGGCCCAGGTGCGCCTTTATCCGGGTGCCGGACATCTGCCGTTCTATTCTCACCGGGCGCGCTTTGTCGAAGACCTGATAGCGTTTGTCGGAGCCCAGCTGTGA
- the bioC gene encoding malonyl-ACP O-methyltransferase BioC — protein MNAAALLDKHRIADSFSRAALTYDAAAELQRQIGHQLLELLPPGGSEAEPGRVLDLGSGTGYFTPLLRQRFASSQLVSLDLAQGMLAYARQHRPDPHAVWVCGDAEALPLASDSLDLIFSSLAIQWCEQPARLFAEIARVLRPGGRFVVATLGPDTLHELRDAWARVDGDMHVNRFMPREQLLEGLPAGLRLQDCCTENRVLRYTQLRQLTSELKGIGAHNMNQGQAAGLTGKARVQAFKTAYEQHRDADGLLPATYQVYYLQLQKD, from the coding sequence GTGAATGCGGCTGCGTTGCTCGACAAGCACCGTATCGCGGACTCGTTCAGCCGTGCGGCCCTGACCTACGACGCTGCGGCCGAACTGCAGCGCCAGATCGGTCATCAGCTGCTGGAGCTGTTGCCCCCAGGCGGCTCTGAGGCAGAACCCGGGAGAGTGCTGGATCTGGGCTCTGGCACCGGCTATTTTACGCCGTTGCTGCGCCAGCGCTTTGCCTCCAGCCAGCTCGTCAGTCTGGATCTGGCCCAGGGCATGCTGGCCTATGCGCGCCAGCATAGGCCGGACCCCCATGCCGTTTGGGTGTGCGGCGATGCCGAAGCCCTGCCGCTGGCCAGTGACAGCCTGGATCTGATCTTTTCCAGCCTGGCGATTCAGTGGTGTGAGCAGCCGGCGCGGCTCTTTGCCGAGATCGCACGGGTGCTGCGTCCCGGTGGGCGCTTTGTGGTGGCAACGCTCGGGCCTGATACCCTGCACGAGCTGCGCGATGCCTGGGCGCGGGTGGATGGTGACATGCACGTCAATCGCTTTATGCCCCGCGAACAGCTGCTCGAAGGCCTGCCAGCAGGGCTGCGTCTGCAGGATTGCTGCACCGAAAACCGCGTGCTGCGTTATACCCAGCTGCGCCAGCTGACCTCTGAACTCAAGGGTATAGGCGCGCACAACATGAACCAGGGCCAGGCCGCAGGCCTTACCGGCAAGGCGCGGGTGCAGGCATTCAAGACTGCCTACGAGCAGCACCGCGACGCCGATGGCCTGCTTCCTGCGACCTATCAGGTTTATTATCTGCAGCTGCAAAAAGACTGA
- the bioD gene encoding dethiobiotin synthase produces the protein MAKHNFFVAGTDTDAGKTLVSTGILQAANRLGLQTIGLKPVAAGSEETPEGLRNDDALKLQQAASIKLGYDSVNPITLAAAVAPHIAAAQVGRSLSADRIAALCRGSMMQRADLLLIEGAGGWRVPLNGREMLSRVPQLLETPVILVIGMKLGCINHALLSAEAIVRDGLRIAGWVANRIDPHMACYEDNLATLRGLFQAPLLGEVPYLANPTPEAVADCLDLSALLADVRG, from the coding sequence ATGGCCAAGCATAATTTCTTTGTCGCCGGCACCGATACCGATGCCGGCAAAACCCTGGTAAGCACCGGCATATTGCAGGCCGCCAACCGGCTGGGCTTGCAGACCATCGGCCTCAAACCGGTCGCAGCGGGCTCGGAGGAAACGCCCGAGGGGCTGCGCAATGACGATGCGCTGAAGCTGCAGCAGGCCGCCTCGATCAAGCTGGGGTATGACTCGGTCAATCCCATCACCCTGGCGGCGGCCGTGGCACCCCATATTGCCGCCGCCCAGGTTGGGCGTAGTCTGTCGGCTGATCGTATCGCGGCGCTCTGTCGCGGCAGCATGATGCAGCGCGCTGATCTGCTGTTGATCGAGGGGGCTGGCGGCTGGCGGGTGCCGCTGAACGGGCGGGAAATGCTGTCGCGGGTGCCGCAGCTGCTGGAAACACCGGTCATTCTGGTCATCGGCATGAAGCTGGGCTGCATCAACCATGCGCTGCTGAGCGCCGAAGCCATAGTGCGTGATGGCCTGCGCATCGCGGGCTGGGTGGCGAATCGTATCGACCCGCATATGGCCTGTTATGAGGACAACCTGGCGACACTGCGCGGGCTGTTTCAGGCGCCGCTGCTGGGGGAGGTGCCTTATCTGGCGAACCCGACACCTGAGGCGGTGGCGGACTGCCTGGATCTGTCGGCGCTGCTGGCTGACGTCAGGGGCTGA